In one Micromonospora polyrhachis genomic region, the following are encoded:
- a CDS encoding tyrosine-type recombinase/integrase: MKSREVRIRGIQVNALAGRKKSYTVRWIVGSEPKSRTFSTRALADNFRSDLMQAANRGEAFDQASGMPESLLKPEEAVTWLGFVLRYIDMKWPGAAAKSRESMTDALATVTGALVRDLADRPNPALLRRALREYEFPPAARQLDRPADIAAALRWLGKASLPLPALAESAVVRPALDALGLRMDGLSAAATTTRRRRSVFYNVLQYAVELELLDFNPVDKLRIRSTRRKVAGEVDRRVVVNVRQARELLAGVTYVGTRGKEGRRGERLRAFFACLYFAALRPSEALGLRQRDCHLPEQGWGLLTVEKSRPAAGKRYTDSGEVHDDRGLKHRGETEAREVPIPPELVAILREHIDRFGIGADGRLFRSGRGNVVASSTYSRVWDEARALSLPPDRVASPLAGRPYDLRHAGVSLWLNAGVPAPDVAERAGHSVDVLLKVYAKCLDGDRSRMNERIEAALSQ, translated from the coding sequence GTGAAGTCGCGCGAGGTCCGGATTCGCGGGATTCAGGTCAACGCGCTGGCGGGCAGGAAGAAGTCGTACACGGTCCGGTGGATCGTGGGCAGCGAGCCGAAGTCGCGGACGTTCAGCACCCGGGCGCTGGCGGACAACTTCCGGTCCGACCTGATGCAGGCGGCGAATCGTGGTGAGGCGTTCGACCAGGCTTCCGGGATGCCAGAGTCGCTGCTCAAGCCGGAAGAGGCGGTGACCTGGCTTGGCTTCGTACTCCGGTATATCGACATGAAGTGGCCCGGTGCCGCCGCCAAGTCGCGGGAGAGCATGACGGACGCGCTGGCGACTGTGACCGGCGCACTGGTCCGGGACCTGGCCGACCGGCCTAATCCGGCGTTGCTGCGGCGGGCGCTTCGGGAGTACGAGTTTCCGCCGGCCGCTCGGCAACTCGACCGGCCGGCGGACATCGCCGCTGCCCTGCGTTGGCTCGGCAAAGCGTCGCTGCCGTTGCCCGCGCTGGCGGAATCCGCGGTGGTACGCCCTGCGCTGGATGCGTTGGGGCTGCGGATGGATGGGCTTTCGGCAGCCGCGACGACGACCAGGCGGCGACGCTCGGTCTTCTACAACGTGCTTCAGTACGCGGTCGAGTTGGAACTTCTCGACTTCAACCCGGTGGACAAGCTGCGTATCCGGTCGACCAGGCGCAAGGTCGCCGGCGAGGTCGACCGGAGGGTGGTGGTGAACGTTCGGCAAGCGCGCGAGCTACTGGCGGGCGTGACCTACGTCGGCACCCGTGGAAAGGAGGGGCGTCGAGGGGAACGGTTGCGGGCGTTCTTCGCCTGTCTCTACTTCGCGGCGTTGCGGCCGAGTGAGGCGCTGGGCCTTCGGCAACGTGACTGCCACCTGCCCGAGCAGGGCTGGGGCCTGCTGACAGTCGAGAAGTCCCGTCCGGCGGCCGGGAAGCGGTACACCGACAGCGGGGAAGTGCACGATGACCGGGGCTTGAAGCACCGAGGCGAGACGGAAGCGCGTGAGGTGCCCATACCGCCGGAGCTGGTGGCGATACTGCGGGAGCACATCGACCGGTTCGGCATCGGCGCGGACGGGCGGCTGTTCCGTAGCGGGCGCGGGAACGTGGTGGCGTCGTCGACGTACTCCCGGGTGTGGGACGAGGCACGGGCGTTGAGCCTGCCTCCGGATCGGGTGGCTTCTCCGCTGGCCGGGCGGCCGTACGACCTGCGGCACGCGGGCGTCTCGCTCTGGCTGAACGCTGGCGTCCCGGCTCCGGACGTCGCCGAGCGGGCGGGGCACTCGGTTGATGTCCTGCTCAAGGTGTACGCGAAGTGCCTCGACGGGGACCGCAGCCGGATGAACGAACGGATCGAGGCGGCGCTGAGCCAATGA
- a CDS encoding helix-turn-helix transcriptional regulator has protein sequence MESELLTVPQVLDVLNGVSRRTFYRWRELGIAPECIKLPNGELRIERRDLRAWLEQHREAA, from the coding sequence ATGGAAAGTGAGCTGTTGACTGTTCCGCAGGTGCTCGACGTGCTCAACGGCGTGTCGCGTCGCACCTTCTACCGCTGGCGTGAGCTGGGCATCGCGCCGGAGTGCATCAAGCTCCCCAACGGTGAGCTACGCATCGAGCGGCGCGACCTTCGGGCGTGGTTGGAACAGCACCGGGAGGCGGCGTGA
- a CDS encoding replication initiator — translation MTHPQPTIAIPAGVPSPPRPGSRADRMRMPLAKDALKRLAEENGVCVRPLALRRTDTVTGVTEVVEVPCGATLAVKCKPCAERNRRLRIQQIREGWHLADEPAIRPDQPGEDVLALVRVRAHMEFEREALNYQPMHPDDRVALIADLDQGIVELDEALAETNLRGHLTPKERDERPRRKRSTKRRQDSPDLPRLPVDPRTVGRAYAGKAGRTHRPSMLVTLTLGSHGPVHSHLRRGAYIAPCECGERHGKHDDVLGTPVDPASYDYRRAALDAIHFARVLDRWWQNVRRAAGWNVQYAGAVELQRRLAPHAHFAIRGTLPRRLLKQIAAATYHQVWWPAFDRLVYSVDKPPVWDVDQQAYVDPKTKQPLPTWAEALDELEEPDSRPAYVARLGRIDARGIEQGTKDAERSIRYVTKYVTKDLTDQAKPRSDAQKAHFDRLHAELSVLPCSPTCANWLLYGVQPDGVRAGLTPGRCTGKVHQRSTLGFTGRRVLVSRQWSGKTLADHRADNRAWIRAILAGGMADTEEHDQDPHQAGTEPDGPQRYRFELARPEDPDVLPLEHRILRAVSARIRWRADLNAARQRTAVAVSATATPLALAA, via the coding sequence ATGACCCACCCCCAACCAACCATCGCGATCCCGGCAGGGGTACCTTCCCCGCCTCGGCCGGGTTCCCGGGCCGACCGGATGCGTATGCCCCTGGCCAAGGACGCGCTCAAGCGCCTTGCTGAGGAAAACGGCGTGTGTGTCCGGCCGCTGGCGCTGCGGCGTACCGACACCGTGACCGGGGTGACCGAAGTCGTCGAAGTGCCCTGCGGCGCGACCCTGGCAGTGAAGTGCAAGCCGTGCGCGGAGCGCAACCGGCGGCTACGCATCCAACAGATCCGCGAGGGCTGGCACCTGGCCGACGAACCCGCCATCCGACCCGACCAGCCGGGCGAGGACGTCCTCGCGCTGGTGCGGGTGCGGGCGCACATGGAGTTCGAACGGGAAGCACTCAACTACCAGCCGATGCACCCCGATGACCGGGTCGCGCTGATCGCCGACCTCGATCAGGGCATCGTCGAGCTGGATGAGGCCCTGGCCGAAACCAACCTACGCGGGCACCTGACCCCGAAGGAGCGGGATGAGCGGCCTCGGCGGAAGCGGTCCACGAAACGGCGGCAGGACTCGCCTGATCTGCCTCGGCTTCCCGTCGACCCACGCACCGTGGGCCGGGCCTATGCTGGGAAGGCGGGCAGGACTCATCGGCCGTCGATGCTGGTCACGCTCACCCTCGGCTCACATGGCCCGGTGCACTCCCACCTACGCCGAGGTGCCTACATCGCCCCCTGCGAGTGCGGGGAACGGCACGGCAAACACGATGACGTGCTCGGCACCCCCGTCGACCCGGCCAGCTACGACTACCGGCGCGCCGCGTTGGATGCGATCCACTTCGCCCGGGTGTTGGACCGGTGGTGGCAGAACGTCCGCCGTGCGGCCGGCTGGAACGTCCAGTACGCCGGGGCGGTCGAGTTGCAACGCCGACTGGCTCCGCATGCTCACTTCGCCATCCGGGGCACCCTGCCGCGTCGCTTGTTGAAGCAGATCGCCGCCGCGACGTATCACCAGGTGTGGTGGCCCGCCTTCGACCGACTCGTCTACTCGGTCGACAAGCCGCCCGTGTGGGACGTCGACCAACAGGCGTACGTCGACCCCAAGACGAAGCAGCCGCTGCCCACCTGGGCGGAAGCCCTCGACGAGCTGGAGGAACCCGACAGCCGCCCGGCCTACGTCGCGAGGCTCGGCCGGATCGACGCACGCGGCATCGAGCAGGGCACCAAGGATGCCGAGCGGTCCATCCGCTACGTCACCAAATACGTCACCAAGGATCTGACCGACCAGGCCAAACCCCGGTCGGACGCGCAGAAGGCGCACTTCGACCGGCTCCACGCTGAGCTGTCGGTGTTGCCGTGCTCGCCGACGTGTGCGAACTGGCTTCTCTACGGTGTCCAGCCCGATGGGGTCAGAGCTGGCCTGACCCCCGGCCGCTGCACCGGGAAGGTCCACCAACGATCCACGCTCGGCTTCACCGGCCGGCGGGTCCTCGTCTCCCGCCAGTGGTCCGGCAAAACCCTCGCCGACCACCGCGCCGACAACCGGGCCTGGATACGAGCCATCCTCGCCGGCGGCATGGCCGACACCGAAGAACACGACCAGGACCCGCACCAGGCGGGCACCGAACCGGACGGGCCACAGCGATACCGCTTCGAGTTGGCCCGACCGGAAGACCCTGACGTCCTACCCCTCGAACATCGCATCCTGCGTGCCGTATCGGCCCGTATCCGTTGGCGGGCTGATCTCAATGCCGCCCGTCAACGAACAGCCGTCGCTGTTTCGGCAACCGCAACACCCCTCGCCCTCGCAGCCTGA
- a CDS encoding DUF2637 domain-containing protein: MGDRFEGVVLVLILLTVGGLAGAASFTHVHDWTMTNSPAGTGDWFGWANAAISELIPIAALLTIRKRRRTGGPVGYPMFLLVAAVALSLSAQLAVAKPGLSGWLLSAVPALAFLGLSKLVLNVKPAPPSAEPHFVDLVPVEDDDNEEPTPAQVDQDDEQPDRSDEQINSVDQVAMVDLVRRESDRPGLVPVPATAFAPRNGTRVNPSAPAEEATP, encoded by the coding sequence ATGGGTGACCGGTTCGAGGGCGTGGTCCTGGTCCTCATCCTCCTCACCGTCGGCGGACTTGCGGGGGCGGCGTCGTTCACCCACGTCCACGACTGGACCATGACCAACTCCCCGGCCGGTACCGGGGACTGGTTCGGCTGGGCCAACGCCGCGATCTCCGAACTCATCCCCATCGCCGCTCTGCTCACCATCCGCAAACGGCGACGCACGGGCGGGCCGGTCGGCTACCCCATGTTCCTGCTCGTCGCCGCCGTGGCCCTGTCCCTGTCAGCACAGTTGGCGGTAGCCAAGCCGGGCCTGTCTGGGTGGCTGCTGTCCGCCGTCCCCGCGTTGGCGTTCCTCGGCCTGTCGAAACTCGTCCTCAACGTCAAACCGGCGCCACCATCCGCTGAACCGCACTTCGTGGACCTGGTTCCAGTCGAGGACGACGACAACGAAGAACCCACCCCGGCGCAGGTCGACCAGGACGACGAGCAGCCCGACCGGTCCGACGAACAGATCAACTCCGTCGACCAGGTGGCGATGGTCGATCTGGTCCGCCGGGAGTCTGACCGGCCCGGACTGGTCCCCGTACCAGCAACGGCGTTCGCCCCACGTAATGGCACCCGGGTCAACCCTTCGGCACCTGCGGAGGAGGCCACCCCATGA
- a CDS encoding FtsK/SpoIIIE domain-containing protein produces MPLINVIPGEKVPVAPMNLRLPAWRIPGWLLVFWWLLRGVVRLSVLAVRYWWLTAPTMAALWIWARFGWPVLVGVVLAVAGLCLGWWRWHPASWLRFGWFPVVARWRRLWVYRRGWASVMATCGLATAFAGDRYVPQLLAVRCDRFGDRVTVRMLPGQIPDDWGQAAERLAYAFRLREGRAKSTGRPDRVVLHFVRRDPLASTVKPLPVPVVPDLDGLPLGRREDGDLYRLRLAGSHVLIAGATNSGKGSVIWSLIRSLAGGVRSGLVELWAFDPKGGMELAAGVPLFARFAYDDPDSMAGVLEEAVKRMRQRAAQLRGVTRQHVPTVDEPLIVLVVDELAALTAYLTDRKVRDRIKEALGLLLSQGRAVGVHVVAALQDPRKDVLPFRDLFPTRIALRLTEPEQVDMVLGDGARNRGAVCDRIPESSPGVGYVALDGVREPVRVRFSYLSDTDIRDLGRDYRRLDDTDTGREVAA; encoded by the coding sequence GTGCCGTTGATCAATGTGATTCCCGGGGAGAAGGTCCCGGTCGCACCGATGAACCTGCGGCTTCCGGCCTGGCGGATTCCGGGCTGGCTGCTGGTCTTCTGGTGGCTGCTACGGGGCGTGGTTCGCCTGTCGGTGTTGGCGGTCCGCTACTGGTGGCTGACCGCCCCGACCATGGCTGCCCTGTGGATCTGGGCACGGTTCGGCTGGCCGGTTCTGGTGGGCGTGGTCCTGGCCGTGGCTGGTCTCTGTCTCGGGTGGTGGCGGTGGCATCCGGCGTCATGGCTGCGGTTCGGCTGGTTTCCGGTCGTGGCGCGGTGGCGTCGCCTATGGGTGTATCGGCGTGGCTGGGCGTCGGTGATGGCTACCTGCGGGTTGGCGACGGCGTTCGCCGGAGACCGCTACGTGCCCCAACTCCTTGCCGTGCGGTGTGACCGGTTCGGGGATCGGGTGACGGTGCGGATGCTGCCGGGCCAGATTCCGGATGACTGGGGGCAGGCCGCGGAACGTCTCGCCTACGCGTTCCGGTTGCGTGAGGGCCGGGCGAAGTCAACGGGGCGGCCGGATCGGGTGGTGTTGCACTTCGTCCGCCGCGACCCCCTCGCCTCCACGGTGAAGCCGTTGCCGGTGCCGGTGGTGCCGGACCTGGACGGCCTGCCTCTCGGACGGCGGGAAGACGGGGACCTGTATCGGCTGCGGTTGGCCGGGTCGCATGTGTTGATCGCGGGGGCGACGAATTCCGGCAAGGGCTCGGTGATCTGGTCCCTGATCCGGTCGCTTGCGGGTGGGGTCCGGTCGGGCTTGGTGGAGTTGTGGGCGTTCGACCCGAAGGGCGGCATGGAGTTGGCGGCCGGGGTGCCGTTGTTCGCCAGGTTCGCGTACGACGATCCGGACAGCATGGCCGGGGTCCTGGAAGAGGCCGTGAAACGGATGCGGCAACGCGCCGCCCAGTTGCGTGGGGTCACCCGTCAACACGTCCCGACCGTGGATGAGCCGCTGATCGTGCTGGTCGTCGACGAGCTGGCCGCGCTCACGGCGTATTTGACTGATCGGAAGGTCCGCGACCGGATCAAGGAGGCTCTCGGGCTGTTGTTGTCGCAGGGCCGTGCGGTCGGTGTGCATGTGGTGGCGGCGTTGCAGGACCCGCGTAAGGACGTGCTGCCGTTCCGGGACCTGTTCCCGACCCGGATCGCGTTGCGGCTGACCGAACCGGAACAGGTGGACATGGTCCTCGGCGACGGCGCCCGCAACCGAGGTGCCGTGTGTGACCGGATTCCCGAGTCCTCGCCCGGGGTGGGCTACGTCGCCCTGGATGGGGTGCGGGAACCCGTCCGGGTCCGCTTCTCCTACCTCTCTGACACCGACATTCGTGACCTGGGCCGGGACTACCGGCGGCTGGACGACACCGACACCGGGCGGGAGGTGGCGGCGTGA
- a CDS encoding helix-turn-helix domain-containing protein translates to MNYRELLRNVRKRPGLYFGRGQLSYDRLVTFLQGLDIGAQGLVLDGFREFLVLKLDDGDNLTWWGLVERLVLDGNVGRPLNAADDQTASAGLFDLLDEFLAEMSSPGSRRRLHHEYWIWRQSRSWYDLDLARFHSSPPPPMLRAEEAMALLGASRPVLYDLIAEGKLRPARVGADLLFYERAVVALAAELQEKSAG, encoded by the coding sequence GTGAACTACCGAGAACTACTACGCAACGTACGAAAGCGGCCCGGCCTCTACTTCGGACGCGGCCAGTTGTCCTACGACAGGCTGGTTACGTTCCTTCAGGGGTTGGACATCGGTGCACAGGGGCTTGTGCTTGACGGCTTCCGGGAGTTCCTGGTTCTCAAGCTCGATGACGGGGACAACCTGACCTGGTGGGGTCTGGTCGAACGTCTGGTACTCGACGGCAACGTCGGACGCCCGCTCAACGCAGCGGACGATCAGACTGCCAGTGCTGGACTGTTCGATCTACTCGACGAGTTTCTTGCCGAGATGAGCAGCCCAGGTAGCCGCAGGCGACTACATCACGAGTACTGGATTTGGAGGCAGTCCCGAAGCTGGTACGACCTGGATCTCGCACGCTTCCACAGCTCACCCCCACCCCCGATGCTGCGCGCCGAAGAAGCCATGGCCCTACTCGGTGCCAGCAGACCCGTCCTCTACGACCTGATAGCGGAAGGGAAACTACGGCCCGCACGAGTGGGAGCCGACCTGCTCTTCTACGAGCGTGCAGTCGTTGCCCTCGCCGCTGAGCTACAGGAGAAGTCTGCAGGGTGA
- a CDS encoding GntR family transcriptional regulator produces MAYEVPTPKYLRVLNTLRGRIEDDTYPPGAALPSESQLCTEFGVSRPTVLKALGILKQDGWIESQQGRGSFVRGRPPSGRTSPQYARDAVELDETADTEILHVGPVLASARIAAELNIPEGTPVYERRRRTVSQFGPVDLVATFVPVDIAVGTGITKADPIDGGLLEHIARLKSLRGDYATERMTARRVSKDEAEALAVPTDEPVLSAVITVFQASGEPIMTSVLVMPGSRHEIEDTYPLS; encoded by the coding sequence ATGGCGTACGAGGTTCCGACGCCGAAGTACCTGCGGGTGTTGAACACCCTGCGGGGCCGGATCGAGGACGACACGTACCCGCCCGGCGCGGCCCTGCCCTCGGAAAGCCAACTCTGCACAGAGTTCGGGGTGTCCCGCCCTACGGTGCTCAAGGCGCTCGGCATCCTGAAGCAGGACGGGTGGATCGAGTCTCAGCAGGGCCGGGGCAGCTTCGTACGGGGCCGTCCGCCGTCGGGCCGTACCTCGCCGCAGTATGCCCGGGACGCGGTGGAGCTGGACGAGACCGCCGACACGGAGATCCTGCATGTCGGCCCGGTGCTGGCCTCGGCCCGGATCGCCGCCGAGTTGAACATTCCGGAAGGTACCCCGGTGTACGAGCGGCGTCGGCGTACGGTGTCGCAGTTCGGGCCGGTGGACCTGGTGGCGACGTTCGTGCCGGTGGACATCGCCGTCGGTACGGGGATCACCAAAGCTGATCCGATCGATGGTGGCCTGCTGGAACACATCGCCCGGCTCAAGAGCCTGCGGGGCGACTACGCCACCGAACGGATGACCGCCCGCCGGGTTAGCAAAGACGAAGCCGAAGCCCTCGCCGTACCGACTGATGAGCCGGTGCTCAGCGCGGTGATCACCGTCTTTCAGGCGTCCGGTGAACCCATCATGACCTCGGTGCTGGTGATGCCAGGCAGTCGGCACGAGATCGAGGACACCTACCCGCTGTCCTGA
- a CDS encoding GntR family transcriptional regulator has translation MSIGYRELAGLLRQAIQRGDYPEGGTLPKQNEIAAAHGVNINTVRQAVRVLEAEGLVTPVRRRGTVIRPQVPMKRLGIERYAKSKWKSGLVAFAADREATGRAWAPGDQTQTVRMTEADSEVAEALGIPAGAPVYERARLVKESDSPTHTLTSYYRPEDVEGTALVDPTPGPAGRGGGFAILTDRGLEPDQITETVRARMPTPDEVELLQLPAGEPVMILHRTTHTGEGRPVEFARGVHAASRFTWSYTFKIPD, from the coding sequence GTGAGCATCGGCTACCGAGAGCTGGCGGGCCTCCTGCGTCAAGCCATCCAGCGTGGCGACTATCCCGAGGGCGGCACGCTACCCAAGCAGAACGAGATTGCCGCAGCCCACGGCGTCAACATCAACACCGTGCGGCAAGCCGTACGGGTTCTCGAAGCCGAAGGGCTGGTGACGCCGGTCCGCCGTCGGGGAACAGTCATCCGGCCACAGGTCCCTATGAAGCGGCTCGGCATCGAGCGATACGCCAAGAGCAAGTGGAAGTCTGGCCTCGTTGCGTTCGCCGCCGACCGGGAAGCAACCGGTCGCGCCTGGGCACCAGGAGATCAGACCCAGACCGTACGGATGACCGAGGCTGACTCCGAGGTCGCCGAAGCCTTGGGCATCCCGGCAGGAGCGCCCGTCTATGAACGTGCCCGGCTCGTAAAGGAATCGGATAGTCCCACGCATACCCTGACCAGCTACTACCGACCTGAGGACGTTGAAGGAACAGCGCTGGTCGACCCGACCCCAGGCCCAGCCGGTCGCGGTGGCGGATTCGCAATCCTCACCGACCGAGGCTTGGAGCCGGATCAGATCACCGAGACCGTCCGCGCACGTATGCCCACACCGGACGAGGTTGAACTGCTACAACTACCCGCAGGTGAGCCGGTCATGATCCTGCATCGCACGACGCACACGGGTGAGGGTCGACCGGTCGAGTTCGCCCGGGGAGTGCACGCCGCATCCCGCTTCACCTGGTCGTACACCTTCAAGATTCCTGACTGA